The sequence TTTGGTGCAGAGCATTGGTGGTAGTAGACTAATGGATTCACAGAGGGATATAGCCAGTTTGTGAGAAAATATACGGCTACGATGGCGACAGCGATCGAGATAACTGGTTTTATCGATGACATCTCTTTCGGCGATGCCATACCTTTTGGCCTTATGGGGTATGTCTAAATCACAAAATATGTGTAAACATGagaaattgtatatatatacacatacacatatatcattatgaaaatatttgcaAATTGCAGTAGATTGTTtagattatataaaattaatgaaaataggAGGAAGTGGTAGGCAACTACTCTCTATGTTCGTTGCGTTACTACTTAATATATGCTAtcattatgaaaatatttaacagattatattagataaaatatatgaaaactaGCTTAAGACCCGCTCAATTGCGCagaataaatcttatatataaaactaattttaatttattattatctatttgtatttgtatacgtattatgtatataattaaattagagtaaagacataaatcaaaataatacatcTTTTTTAACTACGATaacttttttgataaataaatcaaaacaatcattttatttattttatatggtatataactaaatttcaatgacatagacatagatatatagtatgttttaatataaatatttattattgagaattcatactcatatgataaacacacaatttctaatgtgcgatttttttaatgcaaattttaaaattaaaatattaagattttaatacttttacaatacaaatttaaaattatcatatttaagtatttgcTATGTTATAATTAAACtagattaatatataatatggatgtctagtaaatgagacttCTTATTCGTACgatttatgattatttgtatcttgttattaccaaaacaaatcaaaccattgatcacaaaattttagtatgagacatttaacgtttttaataatttatagtcgttttaaaaaatcaaaatataacatataagaacaaatttattattttattatatagttaatgtggttgtttaatattttttattaatataaaattaaacaaaaaatagctaagatacaaaaattatcatcaaatatttatcatttataatcattacttgtcatatatacgttaatcatattagacaattccgtagcttttatttaaggaaagtatgagaatattcttttgtacactatttatcaatttaatagttagtttaataaaaaatataatataagttaagatggaccaacctatttctctaagaaATCTAAATTTCATTCTCATGGTGACACATGACTACAAaataatgttgtaatgtttttcaattaatatataaaggattgCTTAATTAATGTAACTAATTAGTAAGTACTCCTCATTTGACGtggttttctatataaataatcTTTCCGTTTCAAATTAGTTGTCATTGTAGGGTAAACTTTTCGTTTTaaaataagtgttgttttataattttaatgcaaaatttattaattttagatttttattgatTGAAATGTGGTTAGGTGTACTGGTAACGATGTTTTTATctagtaaatatacaaaattaaatattttctttgctCAAATCTAAAtagacaattaaaatgaaaaagattAGAATAGATATAACTGAGTTCGATATTCTATATTTACTTAATTATGTCTATCGTTGAACAGttaaattaactatttttataaatcgAATGTCAAACATTTTGAAGCGTACCAAACAAGTAAGCATGACTTTTCAACAACTTGCTGAAGTAAATTAGTAAACAATAAAGATCAACTTGCTGATTGAAAAAGGTTTAAGAGGTGGTGACGAGTAGAGGAAGGATCAACTTCGGCATGAATTCGAGTATGAAGCAGAGGTACGATTTGTAAGAATCAACTTCGGCATAAGCTTCTGGTCGATCAAAGGAGAGGTCGTTGACACGGTTACTCAGAACATGAAAGATAACTTTTTGGAACCTCCATAATGGATACGTTACCAACAACGAATTGATTTAGTGGTTAAACTACGTAGCCTGAGCCTCACTTTAGGGGAATGTACGGGTCTACACGATCCCAAGACCTCTTCATTAAAAATGGTCTTAGCAAAGCCAAAATATATAGCCTTGCAAAATCATAAACAAGAAACAAGCTCAACCTTCACCAAAGAAACTTTGAGAGTAGTTGGAAACTACATTTGAAATGTTGAGATCAAAGTTAAGTTATAGTCGATGGCGTGGCTAAAAGTAACTTTTAACTATTGACTGATGCTTCCAACGAATGTGATGATTTGGAATATGGAACATAGGCGGCTAACCTATTTTAAACACTTGACAAGCATTTtcatagattatatatatatatatatatatatccaaagaAATAGGATAACACGGCAGAGTTTGGAAATGTATCAAGAACACAAGAATGCACCAGAAATAAACAAAGCAAGGAAACACCAACGCAAGATAATCTCTCATAGAACACCAAGACTATGCAagacggaaaaaaaaataaatcaagaggGGAGAAACCATTGAGCATCCTTGAGCTTTAAGTTAGAGAGACTAGGGAAGCGTTTGATGGTCTTTGTTGCAAGATTGTAGACACATATGTCAATACATGAAACTCTCTTGTGACGGAAACGGTCATCACGGGTGAAATAGATGGAGTTTGGCTCAATACCAAGGGTGTGGTCAGCAGGCACGGTGATACCAAAATCGAGAAACAAGGCCTCATCGCCTAGAGAATCCACCTTAATAAGCTTGGTGTCTTGCTTCTTGTAGAGGTGGAACGTCCTATTCCTTTCAAAGCTAGACTCGGAAGTTATTGCAAGGACCGACAAAACCTCTCCTGATGTTGTAACAGCAAAGTTATTGCTAAATGAGATGATCCTGTATCCTCCCATTCTCACTGGATGCCAATTGATCACCCACACATCCTCAAAACTATGTTGTCCCGACAAATCCAGGTGTCGAATGTAGCCATGTTCCGTTTGGACGTAAAGACTGTTACCTTTAAGTACCACATCTTTTAGGCCTCCGGACTGTACATCGAACCGTGTTGAAATCTCATGGTAATGAACATCCCCTTTCTTGCAAAATCTTAGATACGGACATTCTTCAAAACGCCACACAACAAAGTAGTCACCCTTCTTCTCGTCTACCCACAACACAGCTCTCAGATCTTCAGCAGTTACTAGATTCCCAGAAGAGAACTTCTCATGTTCAATAATAATAAACTCATTGAACCCCTTATCTCCTCCTAATCGCTCAATCTTATAAAGAGAACTCTTGACTGTCTCTAGAGGTGGAAGACGGATCCTCTCATTGCTAAACACGTTTATGATATGTAGATCTGATCTGGAATCTACAACAAGGAACCACTTACCTGAGCTTCCTAGGAATCGATAGTTACTTTTCGCCTCGTAAAAAGTATCTTCCTCTGGATTGTACAGACAATAACTACCCTCTTCTTGAGACATTATCAGCATGGGAGATCCGACTTTTGGTCCCAACGTCTGCTTGGAACACAAGTACCAGTTCGAACACACCATCTTAGCACAGTGGAAATCTACAAAACTCAAACGTTCCAACAGGCATCTTAACAAGTCCATTGGGAGCTCCGACCAGTGCCCGCGGTCGCAGTTAGGAGGAGTCTCCATGGTTTCTTGCTGGAATCGTTTCTCCGTGATTTActtagataaatatttaatggaatgatcatttcaaaatatatatatatttcatggaATGATTTTTTTACCTGTTTACTTTTTTCCAAGAAAATTAATCACGAATCTAAATTTTATAGTCAAATTAAGTGGGGCTTATTGGaatggggatttggaaaaatactAGGGATTTTATATATGATGGGATTTATCTGAATCTATCTGGATTTTAGGGATTTTACCAGAGATTTTAACGAgggatttgttagaatttttttaaaaaatatatatatttgctaaGGTATTCTTTGCTCCACCGAATGGAAGAAACCAAAGTTCAGAATGATTCTTCTACATGCTATCGTTTGAGACTACAAAAAGAGGTATGCAATGAAGCTCTGTAGATTGTACATTATCCATGCTTTGGCCTTCACTATATGTGATGTTGTAGCTCCTCATCGttaaagttttttgtttttgttatgttCTGCAGCTGTGCTTTTGCTTATATGAATATTCATAGATTCTCATCAGGATGGAGGGGGTTTAGAGATGAATCTCAACGGAGGCAGCTCTAGAGCAGAAGAAGATGACTTCGGTGATATAGTATGACTCTTTTGTTACATTCTACAACTGTTGTTCATCTTTTTGTATATGATCTGTAACTATGCAAGCTATGCATTTTTGTTTCagttatttagaatttagtgAGCATCAAATGAGCAAGATCAAAAAGAATGAGGAAATATCAGAAAAGAGGGAGAAAGAGATTCAGCAGGTTAGTGCTTGCAACTCTTTAATGCTCTTAATTGTTAACCTTTGTCATTTTCTCCTTGTTTTGTGTCATCTGCAGGTTGTTGAATCCGTAAACGAGCAGAATATATAACCCCTTCTCTCTCTTGCTCTCAATGTTTCATGAATAAATGTTATGTGAATCCCACGGGCAGAGCGTACATAGAGAAACGGAGGTATGGTTATGTGTGCGTAACAAACGGAGGTAGTCTTGGCACTGTCAAGGACCAAagctgatgaagaagaaacataCGACGACgttgaatttattaaacaaagaagatgaaaataattgttttatttatttattttgaaataccATCTCATTAGATGGTATTTGTTTCTAGTGAATTTTGTCTATAAAACTAGTTatctatattttgaaataactCTTGGTAAATATTATAAGTGAAATCCTTGTTTTCCAATAAGGGGAGATTTGAAAGAGTTTGAATAAATGATTAATTCAATAAGGGTGGATTTGATAGAACTTTTATAAATACTCAATACAATAAGGGGAGATTTGATCAAAAACTAGGattctctaaaatcatcaaTACAATAAGCCCCcctaag is a genomic window of Brassica napus cultivar Da-Ae chromosome A2, Da-Ae, whole genome shotgun sequence containing:
- the LOC106425646 gene encoding F-box protein At5g25290-like is translated as METPPNCDRGHWSELPMDLLRCLLERLSFVDFHCAKMVCSNWYLCSKQTLGPKVGSPMLIMSQEEGSYCLYNPEEDTFYEAKSNYRFLGSSGKWFLVVDSRSDLHIINVFSNERIRLPPLETVKSSLYKIERLGGDKGFNEFIIIEHEKFSSGNLVTAEDLRAVLWVDEKKGDYFVVWRFEECPYLRFCKKGDVHYHEISTRFDVQSGGLKDVVLKGNSLYVQTEHGYIRHLDLSGQHSFEDVWVINWHPVRMGGYRIISFSNNFAVTTSGEVLSVLAITSESSFERNRTFHLYKKQDTKLIKVDSLGDEALFLDFGITVPADHTLGIEPNSIYFTRDDRFRHKRVSCIDICVYNLATKTIKRFPSLSNLKLKDAQWFLPS